The Ctenopharyngodon idella isolate HZGC_01 chromosome 19, HZGC01, whole genome shotgun sequence genomic sequence GCTCTGCACGCCTTAGTCATAATAAATCTCGCAATAGCGACAGATTACAGAGAATTACAGAGGATGCCGGTGTTGTTTTGACTGGTAAAATCATTTATTCTCATGGCATTAGTGGTAAATAAGGTTCTGACCGTCCAGTGTCAGCTGGTCCTGCTCTCTGGGCGCGCGCTGCTCGTCCTCCTTCATCTCCACATCCTCCACATCTTTATCCGCGCGGGGTTTCTCGCGTCTCTTTGCCGTCGCTTCTTTCATCCTGACGCTCAGATGTTGGAGTCTGATCTCGTAACGCGATGTAAATAAGCTGCTCGCTTGAATTCACGCCGGACACACTAATACAGAAGATGACTGGCAATTCTCACGGGCTGCAATGGATTATGGGGCGCTTGTGTTCTTTCTCGTTTGTATTTCCGTGTCGATCTGACGAGCGGGAAATAAAGTGCTGCCATCTGCTGACACAACGCACGCACTGTCTGTTAGCCCATTAAATGCATATTGAACTATCCATAAGTCCCAAAGATTACATAAATGATGAACTTCCTAACTGTGTGTGCACATTAAATCATTCTTGACTCTATTTACTTCCGTAATGCATGTTACTGGTTTCACTGTGAACGATTCATTTatgcctttatttttttttttctcaaataaaaatattttgactttGCTATTAAAATTAACTACACGATGTCCTCACGTCTCTCTGCTGACGCATTGCTTTATCATAACTTTAATGAGCATTTTATGAGCATTTGTTTGTCTTGTGCCATTTGCTGGATGCTGGAAGAGAGAGATTTAACTCAGATTTACTCGCTGCTCCTTCTCTGCAGATCGACCAATGAGATCTTTAGTTTTACATGGAAAAAATAAACCTGTTATGTGAAGTAACAATAAACACCAGTGAACGTCCAGCCGTTTTCCTTAACCGGAGTTAAATCTTCTCGCTGTGCTGCACCACTGCGCCACCGCGTGGACATCTTTGAGAGGTTGGCCAAAACATCCAAACATCAAGCCGCAGTGAATCGCTGCGCCTCCGCGACGGCAGGTGGCGCTGTGTCGTTTGACAGAAGCGGAAAAACTGTGAATGGAGGGAATTTTGTTGTGGATGACAGCGATGTCAGGATAAACATTCTTGTTCAGAATGAAACTTCATCAAAACAAAGGCAAAACACATTTCTAAGAACCCTTTTAAAGCCTTGTCGCTGAGAGTTTATACTGGAAAACATGGTCTGGAATCATTTTAACACTCCTGTGCAGTGAGACTCATTTAGCAGCAATAATGGCTGTGAAAGGCAGCAGTGCGCAGTTAGAGGCTTTACTGATCGATGCAGTTAGTGAAGCAGACGCCAGGTAAGCACTGACTTCACATGCTTGTTGACAAGTTGTTTGAGCTTTAAATATAGCTGTCTGTTTGTCACAAGGATCACATGTTGGGATCAAGCTGCCACCTGAACGCAAATTATTAATTGCAATTTCTGATGGCCAAAACAACAGAAATCGGTTTTAGAGGTTTCATAAATAACTTGTGCtctgtaataaatattttactttaaagtcaTGATATAGATGTTCGTACATTAGAAATAGGGTGTAACGGGGCTGAGAGCTTCTTTACTACCAAAATAGTGTGTAATTGCAGAATATGTCTTTTACTGAACACTGATGGAGAAACACATTTTGGGAAAAGAAGTGTATGAGGCGGTGAAGGAAATGAGATACTGTTGAAATTATTGATATAAATACTTTAGCTAAAGTTATATGTTTTGTGTAATATCTAAGTTAATGCTTGGTCAAAACAAGTACTTTATCAAAGTTTGCACTCTTTTCTGtttactttaataaataaaatacatttatttttattcaataaatgccctattaaagtattttattttttaaataaaaataacctaATTTAACAATAACATGATAGCTATTATATGACATGATTATTGATGCAGTGAGATCCAGACGAAGAAGTGAtagataaaaataattatattaataaataaagttaatgactaataaaaacaataaaaaaaatgaatggttaAATGAATTTGTAAGTAATAATcagtctttaaagggttagttcacccaaaaatgaaaataatgtcatttattactcatcctcatgccgttccacacccgtaagaccttcgttaatcttcggaacacaaattgagatatttttgttgaaatccgatggctcagtgaggcatccataggcagcaatgacatttcctctctcaagatccataaaggtactaaaaacaaatttaaatcagttcatgtgagtacagtggtttaatattaatattataaagcgacgataatatttttggtgcgccaaaaaaaaccaaaataatgacttctatagtgatggccaatttcaaaacactgcttcatgaagcttcggagtgttatgaatcagcggttcggagcgccaaagtcatgtgatttcagcagtttggcggtttgacacgtgatccgaatcatgattcgacacgctgattcataacgctccgaagcttcatgaagcagtgttttgaaattcggccatcactaaataagtcgttattttgtttttttggcgcaccaaaaatattcttgtcgctttataatattaatattgaaccactgtactcacatgaactgatttaaatatgtttttagtacgttaatggatcttgagagaggaaatgtcattgctggctatgcagtcctcactgagccatcggatttcatcaaaaatatcttaatttgtgttccgaagattaacaaaggtcttacgggtgtggaacgacatgagggtgagtaattaatgacattattttcatttttgggtgaactaaccctttaatagtaaGTAACAAAGTAACAATAAACCAATCTgtaacaaaatatttctgtGTAAAATAATCTTGCCACGACAGTAAAAGGAGCAGAAGAAGGGCCTTCTTGATATGAGCGGGACGCAAAACAATGTAGGAGGAACTTTGCAAACATTTAAGAATAATATGTTTGAATGGATTAATCATAGAAGTAACCATAAAAgaataatcataataatcatAAGCGTAATTATTTTATACACTAATTGTATTAAATGATTCATGCCAAGAAATGAACCATTATAAATATGGTGATTATCTCTAAAGTGGACACCCAACTTAATTATAATAACCATCTGAATCtaaccatgtcatgtcaacaaTTGTAAAAGTCAGCCAGCTGTTTATCATCATGTGAAATATTGTGGCTTCAGCCCCATATACCttacttttacatattcttcaGTTATTAAAAAACTGTTGATTTAGTTACCTTCAACAAAATGGAAAATCATTAACTCAACTGGACTGTTGCATGTTGTCACATGCAGACATGAGCATAATCTTGTAATTGTTATAAAGGTGTGTAGAGTCTCTGCTGCGTCGGGGTGCAAACCCGAATGGGATTGTCCGGGAGGGTGTGGCAGCGGTTCATTTAGCTGCAGGTAAAGAGTCTGAGAAAGGACTGCGTTGTCTTAAACTCATCCTACAGCACGGAGCCGACCCAAACCTCAGGTCAGTTACACCGCTAGACATGAGTGGTTCACTGCCACAGCTATAATCATATCAGTTAAACGACAGCTTTCTGGGAATGCTTGGCTATGATTGGTCATTCACGCCATTTTGTGTAATAATAGAATATAATGCCCATGGCAAAGAAGTATAACTGAACATTCATCTGGTACACTAATGTTTCCTGCATAGCTGTGTTAAAGATGaagttgtttttttggtttgttttaggACTAGTGATGATCTGACTCCACTACATATTGCTGCGTCCTGGGGGTGTTTTCAGAATCTCAGATTACTATTAAGGAACGGTGGAAACCCTAACCTCAAAGATCAAGTAAAGCATTCAGTGCATTAACATCTCCAGTATTGACCTGCATAGATCTAGACATTTAACCCTGTATTTTAAATCAAGTGGAAgctaaaattaacttttttttttttttttttttttttttaacaattgctgtctttacctttttttttaaagtgaggTACCTTAAAAAAGTGTTTACTGCTTTATTTCTAGGATGGGAATAAACCATCTGATCTGGCTGAACAGGAGGAGAACAGTAAATGTGCTAGTCTTCTTCAAGAGTATGAATCACACACATCCAAAGAGGAACACGATATACCCAAATTTCAATAttgtaagttttttttgttgttatcaTTTAGGTTATTTGTCAGGCCTTGTTGTAACACTGTTCTATTAAGGCCTCCACTCTGTATGTACCTCTgtatcacacctgattcagatcatcaggaGAGAGATTCATGAGCTGAGCTGCGTTCCGATTGACAGGGTCCCTACACAGTGTTCACTGCTCCCTGTTTCCTGAGCACGTTCACTTCACTTGACAAAATGCATTCATTCGGAACACCTGTAACATCACACAGACGAAAATGaccatagttttatttaatacgCATGTGTATATAATACATGCAAGTGCATTTATGTAAATAagctattattaattattgtaaaTTGTCATATTTAAAGTGCTAAACTGTGTACATCTAGTATAACCAAGTTGcgtttatttacatattatttataccATACTCAAGGAAGAGAGAGCAGTGAACACTGCATAGGGACCCTGTCAATGCAGGTCAGTTCATGAATCTCcttaaacacagttggttatgtcttatatgaacataaacagttgtgaaataaatcgcatgtgtatcagtatgtTGGATCCGTGCATCAGGTCTTGAAGAGCCCAAGAATCCTGCTGCAGTGTGtcattaatcaaacaacaaaagacaaagaaagttACTGCTCTTCAGTAGATTTAGTAGGATTATTCTGTTTAATTTGTACAATGAAGACTACGcagttttacatttgttttttttttattattattgtttatttcacAGGAAAGTTATATTTGTTAAGCTCTAAGCTGTTCCTAATCATCTCTAAGAGAGTGAACGGAATATGTTGCACATGTTACCTATAAATAAGAGTTGTCAGTTCATGATACTTTCTTATCTCTTAATTTTAATACTTTACATAGTTCTACGTTGTTGTTAAGAATAGATAAATAGCCCCCTTGGGTCTGTTTGAAGTCTtctatttatttagtatttatttaggTGATCAGTATTGGTGATGGGTATCGGTCGATACTGCTTTCAGTGATCAGTGATTAGCCCCAAAATCCTGATCGGAGCACCCTTACAAAATATGTTAAGGATGTGCGCCAGGACCGGAATTGGGAACCGCTGTTTTAAAAGAAGTGTTCCATCAAAGTCAAAAATAATACAGTTTTAtctgttgtttgtgtgtgaagaaaaaatTATACTATCATAATATTCTGTCgtcctttttttttctagctaTCCTTTCTGGCCAGTCCATGAGTGACAGTTCGTTCAGTCCAGAAGCGTCAATGTTGATTCCTCCTGGAGCAGAACCACTGAGCAGCACACGTCTATCCTCTTTTTCCAGCATGTGCAGACACAGTGGAAAACCTTTGAACAGAGAAAGTCAGGCTTTCTGGCTCTCAGAAATGTCAGATCTTGAGTCACATGATTCTCATATTTGGAATAATGGTGAAATTTGTAAAGAGTTACCCATATTGTCTAGTACTTGTCTTTCTGCTGTGGACAATAAAAACAATCCAGGGGTAATATTTGAACATCAGCATCAAGCCGCAGATAGTGACTGTGATGTTTTGCAGTCTCAGAATATCCCTGTTTGTTCTCAACAGGAAAACCGGAAAAGTGTCACCTTCAGAGGAACTATTGATTATTTGCCCATTATTGGAAAAGATGATCATCAGCAGCTCTCTCTCGATCAGTCTAGTGATCTTACGTTAGATCTTTCTCAATACCCTGATTTCCTAGATACTAAACGTATGGCTACTGTGTTACAGAATCAGGGAATCGATGTCACATATCCCGACGATGTATTCATTTTTTCCAAAGAAGTCAACACATTGGACGATGAATTTGATAAGACTGTTGTGGGACCTGTACAacttgatgatgatgatgataatgatgaatTTAAGAGCATCATTCAGCCCCTCATCAGTAGTGGATCTAGCGAGTACAATAGCTGTGGCAGTGACCCGTACCAGAGCCCAACTGAAGGTTCAGTGGAAAATGGGTTGCCCAGTACTAAAGACAATGGAAATCCACCTTTGACCAAAACCTGTGCCCACAAATCAGAATCGACTGTAGGGCAGAGTGTTTTCAGTGTTAGAAATGAATGCCTTTCCTTTGTTGGAGATGGAAACAGACAACTGCCAGACAGAGTCAGGAGTCATATTGAACAAATGAGTTTATCCGCAATTGGCCAAGATGCTGGTAAATTTGAGGTGGCCAATACTGAAACTGATATTCCAAGTCCATTTGTCACTGGGAGAACAAGGTCCAGATTGAGTCGTCATTCAGAGAGAATGAGCCAAAAACTGGCCTCCTTACAAACCAGCTCTTGCCTCTTTGAACAGACACTACCTACTGCTACTCGTTTGCGACGCAACACAGTTAAGTCACCATATGGTATGTCAAAGCACAGTCTTGACGAAGACGGAATCCATGGAGAAAGCAAAATAGAGGATGTTGATTCGCAGTTGAGCTGTCTGAAGTTATCTGTGAGCTCAGATGGCCAAAGCCAAGCTGACACGCAAATGTTATCTGAGAGCATGGCTGACACGGTCTTAATTTCTGAAAGGAGTGTTGAACCACAGTTGGAAACGAGTGCCAGCGAGGCTGGTAATAAGGTTATTACTTCTGTTTGTTACAAAGAACCAGTGGAACATTTGACCGATATGACAGAAGTGACGAATACCACAACAGGAACACCACAGATGATCCCTACTGCTGTAGGAGACAAAGAGTCCTGTGTTACGTGTGGACTTACTTCTCAAGGGTCTTTGCCATTTCAGGTAAATAACTCAGAATCTCCTTCCAGTTTGATGTACGAGTCCCCAAAAGCACAGAAGAATCCAGGGCGCTCTGGATGTACACCTCGGTATAGCATGAGTCGACTGTCAGGCCATTCGTCGCGGCAGACACTGGCAAACCTTTCTTGCACACCTGGTGGGCAGCCTGTAAGTACTGATACGGATGAACCTGTGGAATACCTTTATACTGACACTGAAGAGGGCCATAAGCTCATTGAGACTCATGTTCCCCCAACGGCCAATGCCTCCTTCAGCTCTAGCATAAGCACCAATATCTCTGAAGACACACTTCTTTATGATTGGCGCTCCCTTCAGCTCGGGTCTACAAGTCCAGACTGTAGCGCAGAAAGCTGTCATCCCAAACAGGGTGATGATGTTGGAGTAAGTGGCCTAACTGACAGGGAACTCAGAAACAAGTTAATTGAAATGGGAGAAGATCCAGGACCCATAAACAGTCAAACCCGCCCACTGTATGTGCGCAAGTTGAAGAGATCCCTTCAAAATATGTCACACCACCAGAAATCAGTCCCTCTGAGCCCCACTGATTTCAGTGGTAAGTACACAAAAATAAACGAATGACATCAGGCCAAGGTACTcaacatgttgttttttttttttttttttaaataattggcCTTCAAAGATCACATTAATCAGGCAACGTGCTTTAATTTAGTGTCTCATAAAATACGCTAATTGGCTAGTTGCCATTCTAATTGACAACATGAAAGTTACATATCATAAAAATGAATCTGTCAAACtggcttaatattttgtaacctaattgatgataaataaaaaataaaaaaagcgtctgctaaatgactaaatgttaaataattgtAAAGTAAATTGGGCAAAAAATAAAGAGTAGATAATCATATACATGTCATgctttattaattatttctttCTCAGCTGCAGGTTATAGTCCAGAACTCGAAAATGCGCTTCACAGATTTCTGCTCCCTAATTGTCAAGCAGATGAGCTCGCTCTGTGTGAGCAGTTTGATAAGCCGGATCAGAATAAGAGATGGCGTGAGGGTTTCATTAAGTCCAGCTTTAACTACCTGCTGCTTGATCCACGGTATGTATTTTCCCTCACATTTTGTTGCCTTTATTTGgacaatgacttttttttttttattgtttactaACATTTTCTCCCACTGCTGTTTTATAGAGTGACAAAGAATCTACCATATCGAAGTCAATCCATGATCCCTAAAGAATGTTTTCAGACGTTCATCAATGCGGTTTTCTATGTTGGGAAGGGCAAGCGTTCTAGACCTTACAGTCACCTCTATGAAGCTCTCGAATATTTCAAAGGAGACAAGACCTCAAAGGTCAGATGTGTCcttatttgattatatttgatatttttgtgtgaGATATTTAGTctagggctgccctcgactaaagaaTTTTCTGGTCaactagtagtcgttcatttcaagcgattagtcgactaatcgcacgtttattaataaaccatataaattataataaagagcctttaatgcCTACATACCCTAATCAGTGTTcaagcgcacacataaagcttgccacagcgcaccggcagaagtaatgattatgaatgtgttggGGAAAAATAGCAAGGagattgctttaacattttaataattaattgataaactagtgttttcggTTGCTGACTCTTCATCTCTGCAGTAGTGGACGCGCCTATGCATGTTTCATGTggattacataacctgagaatatttgttttccatttgaattggttaattttaaagtagacatttcactttctattgatatatttttcatgtctgtgaggcaagtttacATGGAGTTTCGGTTCTTTTTTGGCacgctcaagttcacagagagagaaCCCTGCaccctgtttgctttcattattttacaaaagcacaacgttttgttgttattcTGAGTGcgcacaaataaaagtagactcttcGCAGATTCAAAAGAtatattactcttatctgtatggcCAAAAATGACAGCCTCCATGTTAGCTGTCATGCAGTAAACGTGCTACTATTCAGCTTTCATACTCCtcacaaacacttgaataggTCATATTTTTctagattaacattaaaacgaatggccatgtaaagttgctactacttaggTTACATTTTTcagatgataagccatatttgaggttgatgaATGATAGGCGAGCGTTTTGGATGTCCTCcccgacatactgtaattaccacatagaCCAACTGTTATCGATCTGTCCGTCACAGAAAgccacttcctgtggattttttttttttttttttacctgcgACTTCTTGATTAATTCAGAGAGTGGATCAGTGTTTACTGGATACCTGCTGAAAATAGATCAGTCCAATTTGCAAAAGAATCATTCAGTGGAGTTTTCGAACTGGTCCACTGAAAAGAATCTACTCAAAAGATTGATTTGATCATTATTGCTGCCAGGTCTCTCTTCACTTATAAATAACAAGGAACTGCATATTTTTCTgaaattgaataataataaaaaaaaacagcacatctCCCTTCACATCTTAGTACCGCTCTCACTCATGCTtcttaatgttaataataaatgctATGAATGGTATTATAAATGCTATAAATGGTATTTTTCTCTTGGTGTCTCCAGAAACTCTGCTCAAAAGTGCAGCACATCCTGCAGGTCTGGAACGCCGGGCATGGAGTAATATCTCTGCACTGTTTCCAAAACGTCATTGCTGTGGAAGCGTACACACGTGAGGCTTGTATGGTGGATGCCATTGGTAAAGAGATCTGAACTTGGCTGTTTGGatagttttaaatgttttttgcagAACAAATTTGCATCTCAATGTCTTAATTGTTAATTGTTCACATGTTTATCTTTTATTAGGGCTGAAGATGCTCACAAACCAGAAAAGAGGAGACTACTATGGTGTTGTGTCAACTTGGTCTGTGCGGAGAAAACGGGAGTTAGGCGTTCACCTGCTTTATCGGGCGATGCAGATCTTCTTAGCTGAAGGAGAACGACAGCTCCGACCCGCCGACATCAGATGAACCATCAACACTGTGGCATTACAGAAAACTCTAATACTGAAGCATATGCATACGCTCTTTACTATTCCAAAAACATTGACatattgctgttgtttttatcaATAAATATCAGCACTTTATGATTGACTGAGGACCAGCTACTGTGCAGCTGCAgagaaattattactttaagAATTCAGCAAATAACAAAATACAAACCACAGAAGATCAGCAGTTCAAATTccaaattttattaaatgtttttttttttttaattaaatcttttttaaatgtattgaaatgattttaatgcaTAAAATGAGTAACATGCAGcagtatatttttgttttattgcataTGTCATTACATAAATCATTTTGACAGTTTTTAAATCCTTATCCATTTTGTGAAATTAGGTCTTAGATATCTATCTGTAaaatgtcttttagtttttagaTGAAATATATGATCGAGCTGATTGTTAGATGATTAAGCTAGttgtttatacttttataaagaattaactcattatgtaaataaaaaagtgaaagaaTATTTTTGAGTTGATTATTTCATGAAAGACAAAATAGAGGCCAAAAATATCTGCCATTTGCTTTATTCTAAGTGccatattcattttaatgtatatatttttttatcattttatgttTTCTCTGGGAACTGAACCCATGACTGACTTTGCTATCACCATGTTTTACTGTTTGAGCAACAAGAATCCATTCCTGttgaatatcatttttcttAAATAGATCATGTCGCAGAAatctgtatataaaatatatctgACTTAAGGTGTTAAGTTGACCCTGTGGGCTCAAGAATCTTTGGATCTTCTCTTATTACCGCGCAGGATTACTAAACCTAACTCCAAGTTTCTCTTTGCATGAATGTTTATTAGCAGCTCAAACAATTACACATTTATCTGTTAAGAAATCTCCACAGTCAttcactgaaatgaaaattgtattttttaaaaatcattcctAACCCATATGACCTTCACAAAAGATGTCTGCAGCCTCAGTCACTGTTCTCAGTAACTGCAGATAATGAAATATTATGCCTAACATCTAGTTTTGTGTtgcactgaagaaagaaagtcatcaaggtttaaattattttattctaaaCTAAATTGTGTCTAGTGCAAATCttaaaaaaggtaaaaagtTTAGAAgaactaattacatttatgcattgagcatatgcttttatccaaagcaactcaCAAATGTGGAACATCACAAGCGATGTGTCATAAAATTCAACAATAGTCATAGTACACAATGCCAAGTTTAAGATGGATTATTACACaagcttttttaaaacaaatacatagGAGTCATAGTGAGTGCCTTTGTTTGTGGTTGTGAATTAGGGGCCTAAGGCCCCATCCACACGGAGACACGTTTAGGTGTATAcgcaaaaattttgtatcggATAGGCATTTCGTCCAGACGAATCCAGCGTTTTCAGAAGGTGAGTCCGGTCTTTTTTGAAAccggtcccagagtggataaatctgaaaacgatgTCCTTGCGTGTACAGcctatccgtatattttgtgaaacgatgatgtcatcaccccacgtgtcgaccctagtcacacaccgctaacagcacaaaacagcaacaacaacaacagcagactctagatgcttgtgttcgtgctgcagaagctactgagccaaaataaagcgttatttctaagctttactaaagtttgtatacagcgcgcaaggtttatgcgcatgctcca encodes the following:
- the ankle1 gene encoding ankyrin repeat and LEM domain-containing protein 1 isoform X1, with translation MAVKGSSAQLEALLIDAVSEADARCVESLLRRGANPNGIVREGVAAVHLAAGKESEKGLRCLKLILQHGADPNLRTSDDLTPLHIAASWGCFQNLRLLLRNGGNPNLKDQDGNKPSDLAEQEENSKCASLLQEYESHTSKEEHDIPKFQYSILSGQSMSDSSFSPEASMLIPPGAEPLSSTRLSSFSSMCRHSGKPLNRESQAFWLSEMSDLESHDSHIWNNGEICKELPILSSTCLSAVDNKNNPGVIFEHQHQAADSDCDVLQSQNIPVCSQQENRKSVTFRGTIDYLPIIGKDDHQQLSLDQSSDLTLDLSQYPDFLDTKRMATVLQNQGIDVTYPDDVFIFSKEVNTLDDEFDKTVVGPVQLDDDDDNDEFKSIIQPLISSGSSEYNSCGSDPYQSPTEGSVENGLPSTKDNGNPPLTKTCAHKSESTVGQSVFSVRNECLSFVGDGNRQLPDRVRSHIEQMSLSAIGQDAGKFEVANTETDIPSPFVTGRTRSRLSRHSERMSQKLASLQTSSCLFEQTLPTATRLRRNTVKSPYGMSKHSLDEDGIHGESKIEDVDSQLSCLKLSVSSDGQSQADTQMLSESMADTVLISERSVEPQLETSASEAGNKVITSVCYKEPVEHLTDMTEVTNTTTGTPQMIPTAVGDKESCVTCGLTSQGSLPFQVNNSESPSSLMYESPKAQKNPGRSGCTPRYSMSRLSGHSSRQTLANLSCTPGGQPVSTDTDEPVEYLYTDTEEGHKLIETHVPPTANASFSSSISTNISEDTLLYDWRSLQLGSTSPDCSAESCHPKQGDDVGVSGLTDRELRNKLIEMGEDPGPINSQTRPLYVRKLKRSLQNMSHHQKSVPLSPTDFSAAGYSPELENALHRFLLPNCQADELALCEQFDKPDQNKRWREGFIKSSFNYLLLDPRVTKNLPYRSQSMIPKECFQTFINAVFYVGKGKRSRPYSHLYEALEYFKGDKTSKKLCSKVQHILQVWNAGHGVISLHCFQNVIAVEAYTREACMVDAIGLKMLTNQKRGDYYGVVSTWSVRRKRELGVHLLYRAMQIFLAEGERQLRPADIR
- the ankle1 gene encoding ankyrin repeat and LEM domain-containing protein 1 isoform X2, giving the protein MAVKGSSAQLEALLIDAVSEADARCVESLLRRGANPNGIVREGVAAVHLAAGKESEKGLRCLKLILQHGADPNLRTSDDLTPLHIAASWGCFQNLRLLLRNGGNPNLKDQDGNKPSDLAEQEENSKCASLLQEYESHTSKEEHDIPKFQYSILSGQSMSDSSFSPEASMLIPPGAEPLSSTRLSSFSSMCRHSGKPLNRESQAFWLSEMSDLESHDSHIWNNGEICKELPILSSTCLSAVDNKNNPGVIFEHQHQAADSDCDVLQSQNIPVCSQQENRKSVTFRGTIDYLPIIGKDDHQQLSLDQSSDLTLDLSQYPDFLDTKRMATVLQNQGIDVTYPDDVFIFSKEVNTLDDEFDKTVVGPVQLDDDDDNDEFKSIIQPLISSGSSEYNSCGSDPYQSPTEGSVENGLPSTKDNGNPPLTKTCAHKSESTVGQSVFSVRNECLSFVGDGNRQLPDRVRSHIEQMSLSAIGQDAGKFEVANTETDIPSPFVTGRTRSRLSRHSERMSQKLASLQTSSCLFEQTLPTATRLRRNTVKSPYGMSKHSLDEDGIHGESKIEDVDSQLSCLKLSVSSDGQSQADTQMLSESMADTVLISERSVEPQLETSASEAGNKVITSVCYKEPVEHLTDMTEVTNTTTGTPQMIPTAVGDKESCVTCGLTSQGSLPFQVNNSESPSSLMYESPKAQKNPGRSGCTPRYSMSRLSGHSSRQTLANLSCTPGGQPVSTDTDEPVEYLYTDTEEGHKLIETHVPPTANASFSSSISTNISEDTLLYDWRSLQLGSTSPDCSAESCHPKQGDDVGVSGLTDRELRNKLIEMGEDPGPINSQTRPLYVRKLKRSLQNMSHHQKSVPLSPTDFSAAGYSPELENALHRFLLPNCQADELALCEQFDKPDQNKRWREGFIKSSFNYLLLDPRVTKNLPYRSQSMIPKECFQTFINAVFYVGKGKRSRPYSHLYEALEYFKGDKTSKKLCSKVQHILQVWNAGHGVISLHCFQNVIAVEAYTRLKMLTNQKRGDYYGVVSTWSVRRKRELGVHLLYRAMQIFLAEGERQLRPADIR